The genomic interval TAATATTTCCGAAAGTGTGTTGGATGCCTGCCGGGCTGTTTCATCCACACCTGTCAAAAAATACTTTAACCAGTGTATCAGGTCATTTTTTTCCCGCACACGGGTCAGGTTGTCGTAATACAGACTTTTATTTTTCTCAAAAAATACCGAGAGATAAAGAAGGGGCTGTTGCAATATTTTTTTGCTTACCAAATAGAGTGTGATCAGCAACCGGCCTATTCGTCCGTTGCCATCCAAAAAAGGGTGTATGGTTTCAAATTGATAATGAGCAATACCGATACGGATAAGTGCGGGTACGTGTATGTCTTCGTTGTGTAAAAAATTTTCGAGATCACCCATTAATTCATTGACGTAAGGCACTGTAAATAAATAAAGGTATCAAGTAGATCAATTTCATGCTCTGGAAACATGCAATCAAGGCTTCAAAGTGAGACGTTAATTTATTTACAGCGCCTAAGTATACGCCGGCGGAATAAATACTGCATCATTCAAACTTGCTCCGCCAATCCAGTTTTGACTTTTGCGAAATGCACCTGGCATTTTATGTTTTCCTCTCACTCCTGGGAGGAGTCTCTCATGGGTTTTACAGAGCAGCCTGGATGAAAGCGGGAGTTTTTCCAAGTCTTTTATTGCATGTTTCATGGCCTCCGAATAGTTGCGTACTTCCAGCCAATCGTTCCGCCTTTCAGGGTTTATTTCCTCTTCCGGCAATAAAGCTTCGTCAATGTTGGTTTGCGTACCTTCAATCCGGCTTGAAATAACGGCCTCTTTGGTGACGTGTAATTGAATAAACAGGTCAATATTGGGCACCAGCCGTGCAAAGGAGTTAAGTTCGCCTAAGCTGATAGATGCTTTTTCCAGTAAAGTGCTGAGTTGGGCATCCTTCCACTGCCATTGATTATTGATAGGCTCTGGCACAAAATAGCTGTAGCCGGTACCTTTCTCAAAATGACCCGCTCTGAAGGATTCTATATCGAGTGTCTTTTTCATTATCACCTTAGGAAAGTAAATTTATTTTCAAATAAGTTTACTTTAACTTGAAAAAGTAAACTTATCAATATTTAAGTTTACTTTCCTTCCGGTAGTTTTATTTGGGATAAGTTGTTTTTTATCAAAGCATTAAGTGTAATTTCCTCATCAATCTGTTTTTAAGGCAATAAACCTTTCAGTAAAATTAAAATCATCTTCATCATCAGGCAAGCCGATGTATCTGCATTGTCTTTCGTATATCGCTTTCATTTTCGTTACTGGCAGATGTAAAGGGTTACAAAAAACCTGGAGTGTACCCGTGTCGAACCCAGGCAAGGTGATCCGGGGTTAGTTGTGCTGCCGCTACATTATTATCACTATTTTTATGGCGCCCTGAACCTTTACTTTAGATTATGCCGTCCACTTGCCGGGTCAAATTCCCGCTGGACATCATCTCTTTCCTGACGGCCAAGTCTGTTCCAAGTGGTTTTACTTCCCGGATGAGTAGTCGTATCAAACCCGTTCTGTGCGCTTATACCCACGAGATCGCTGATTATAAATCTATCGTGAAAGTTATCCCATATGAAGACATCAGCGAATAATCCTGCAGATAGCAATGAACTTGAAAGTGCGTGAAAACAACTTTTCCAATCGCTTTCAGGTAAAACTTGTCGAGAACGACCTGACCTTACATAACAAACCCTGTGAATTTCGATAGGTGGAGCAGGAGAGCGTCCTGCCATAGACGAAAAAACCCTTTGTAAATCTTGATACCGGGGTTTCGTAGGGTCAAGATGTGGATCAATAAACATCATCGAGTTGGCACACTTAAGTATAAGTTTAAAATTATCTATGTAAGAAGAGATGTAACGGGTGTATTCCCGATTTTTTGTAAAAAAGAAAGCCGTTGACTGATATTTTACTTGAATGTGTGTAAATTCATGGAGAGAGCATTCAAAATTATTCATTATAACGTGAACCCACCCCCTTACCCCTCCCAAGAGGGGACTCCAAGTATTCCCCTCTTGGGAAGACTAAAGGGTGGGTAATGAGTCCGCTTATGGCCATGAAAAATTGCTGCCAAAATTTACAAAAAATCGGGAATGCTCCCAACTTAATTGGTTGGAATAACCGTATTGGAGGCTTCAAAGAGGTAAAATAAAGGAGAATACCTGCGGTAAGGGGCTATGTTAGAGGCACAGCAAGAGGGTGGAAAAATCATATTAATACCAAAAACCCTCGTTAACAGTGCACCGGTACAAAAACTTACTGAACACGAACAAAATATCCTAGCTACAACAGCCGAGGATTAAACACCGCAGAAATACGGATGGCCGTTAAGGCTGGTCTTATTGACCATGATACAAGCGTACTGGTGGCACAAGAATTGGCAGAAGGGCGAAAGAGAGGCCGAAAAAGACATTACGGCAGAACGTGTTTCCGGGGCTGTATGATACTATTGAAGACACGCTAAAGGAATAGCGTTCTTATATTCCATGGCAAATAATATACGTTGGACACAGTGTTTTAAAAAAGATTTTCAGTTCCTTCCGGAGTATAAAAAAAATACCGGCTAACAAAACAATTGCAATTGCTCCAGTCGATCCTTCTTGTTGGCTATATCTTATGCTAATACCGTGGCTTCGCCGGATAAATACGCCATTTTTGGGAGGGGTGTTTGTAAAACTCCGTTTTGATACCACAAAACGGTTCTGTCCGTGCAAGCAGCATGGATTGGTCTTTTCCCGAGAGTTTTTCAAACTGTTGCGCATATGAAACATTTTCTTTAAGCTGTTCAATGCTGTCCATACCAGAAACCAACGTGCTTACCGACTGACTCCATGCATAATATAAGCATTCTTTTATGGTTGCCACTTTATCTTCCAGTAATACTCCATTTGCCGTTGTTTTCATTGCGAGGATTCCAATGTCATACTTTACGGCTTCCGGAATGACCAGTTTAATAAAACTCAAATAATGCGGATCTACAAGATTTATCGGCATCTGCACAGTTTCCAGGAGATGGTGGTATTTTTGAATGACATTCACCA from Candidatus Kuenenia stuttgartiensis carries:
- a CDS encoding Fic family protein gives rise to the protein MGDLENFLHNEDIHVPALIRIGIAHYQFETIHPFLDGNGRIGRLLITLYLVSKKILQQPLLYLSVFFEKNKSLYYDNLTRVREKNDLIHWLKYFLTGVDETARQASNTLSEILKLKENVENTLRNTAGRRAHTALVLLSYLFKEPFIHVKQAEEICNLSTKAANGLVNLFVQQGILKEVSGKTRYRLFLFEPYLNLFK
- a CDS encoding Fic/DOC family N-terminal domain-containing protein: MKKTLDIESFRAGHFEKGTGYSYFVPEPINNQWQWKDAQLSTLLEKASISLGELNSFARLVPNIDLFIQLHVTKEAVISSRIEGTQTNIDEALLPEEEINPERRNDWLEVRNYSEAMKHAIKDLEKLPLSSRLLCKTHERLLPGVRGKHKMPGAFRKSQNWIGGASLNDAVFIPPAYT